The Argiope bruennichi chromosome 5, qqArgBrue1.1, whole genome shotgun sequence genome segment AAAGCATGTTTTtgagtaaaaagtatttttacactgttttaaaggTTCAAAAAGGttctttgaattctaattttgcttgaataaatgctttaagttttaatgatttttggaaaattaatcttggactcttttttaaaataaaatttgaaatgtaatttcttttaattgttgaGTCACATTAAATGTGCTAATATTTGGATTAAAAGTGtactttctttgtttttcaaactaagctcaaaattttaaaggaatttattgaataagattctgtgcttgataaatattgttaaatttaaaggCAATGTGGTGTTTAGTGTCGCACTAGTTTCAAAgttattctttagaaaatgcaTTAACTGCCCCCCCCCCCTACCCATTTTACTTGTAGCTACAGGGTTGGGTTTTTCCCCCTTTCTTCCCCCTACTTtgcaaatttgttttcattacttttgaaaaataggaattatgaaatcattttcatttgttCCTAAAATATATGATcgcatttttcttacttttttaaagctaaagtaataaaatcttatttatttttacatagaagttaaaaataaaaggccggtttttctttttaattaagtctgtaaatttcttaatacttattcttttctattaaaatatttcatctaaaaaattcaGTTAGAATTTTCTTGTTCTATCGTTAATTTCTGGTAGTTTCACTAATCTTATGATGATAGTCATCCTGGAATGTTTTAGTTCTTAGTTTTTATTGTGGCAAATAAAATGGGCTTAACTGCTAAATATGTTGAGTTAGAGCaggaggaaattttaatttacatctcagtcatgttgaattttatttgttgcagcatatatataaatcaaatgcaaaatttttggTCATGCTGTTCATCTTTCACTGTGccaattataatcaaaaatgtgTATCATTCCAAATTAGCTggtaatttgtcaaattttaaaaaataatgaaaaatgagcCTCGTTTTTATAGGCTGATTTAATGTTTTGGTAATGATAAAACTAtgatcatttttatgtttttgtcaaagctaaatattttacaatagatGTTTTTGTAGTGTcgcataaataaatattgaaattattatgttattacagaaataacttaaaatttcaaaataactatttaaaagtaattttaaaaatttcaatgaaaacaaaattttattataaaacagggTACATCCCATGCTTTGAAAATAAGCAGGCTCATGAATGTAaaagggtcttttttttttttttttttttttttttttttgaggtgcttaaaaagtttttaatttttgaatcattttctcGCTACGCACCCCGGATGACCAAGTATTGCAAActgtatttttctctttttttaataatatttatactctTGAAAATGTTTCTAATGTTTTAGGAGCTGAATTTGATAACATGCATCaatctaaattcattaaaaagttgtTAAAGTACTTTAATATTGAGTTAATTGTTAAAGTTATACTCCTTCAtatcaagattttaattatattcatactGAATGAATTAGAAGGCAAGAACAATTAAAGatgcttataaaataaagacGTATTTTGACCAGCTTTTGGGTAATATATTCTTCTTTAGCATGAATAAATCTACAAGTGAAAAAGTCCTCCTGTAtagttttaatctttaaataaattgataatgcTTATGAAAATAGGAATAATTATATCAGATCATATTACTTGTGGActgaacatatttaattttttaatagagaaGGATTTTTTGTTTTCCAGGAGCTTATTCAAGTGAATTCAACTGTGCCTGTGACAAATTCTGTGTCATCTTCCAGTGCAGCTTATGCACCTTCCTCCTTGCCTGCTAGGTATGCATAATCTCTGTAGAGATTTTATAGATTCAGTAGTTTTTGAGTAACTAAtctttttttatactatattaaatCCTAACATTGtttggaatataaatatttgtatgcttcggtaattcttagaaaatttttaagcatttataataaaataatctgatataaattacatatatataaattatatttgtagaatAATATGGAGGGAAGTAGATGGATTTAATACTAACGGAATTTgctacaatattattaatataagtgaaattttactgaatagctgctaatatttttaattagttttgattgACATTATATCTGAACTAAGGGATGAATTGCCTTTGGCAGCACACACAagagaattcttttgaatttatcattaaataaattcaaaagactTCCCTTTATGTCAAAAATGATTAAGTGGTTATCATATAGTCAAATATTgctaaaatgaatgcatttttatttgcatatcaaaaaattctaattctataaTTCATTCTATCATTCATCTTTCATATTGTGTATAACttgaaaattacaacaaaaagcTTCCTTAATCACCAGTTTGATGAAAAATGgtgtatttcaataaatttacctTTTCATATCATGGGAAGTTTTTCTGGTATGAGGATTAAACTTTGCAGTTGCATAATTGAGtgcaagaaaacattttttttttttttctatagatgacTGCATAAAACTTTTActgtttaacttttttatatccttttatattggaaccaaaatattttcttaccttTAGATGTCTTATTTGATAACGCTTGGCAGTtggaagcatatttttaattgcagTGGTTATGGACATAAATATTTGTTCCACTTTGAGGGAATATCCCATATTTATAATATGGAAATGGTAATTAACAATTAAAGAATTATCAGGGCTTAAAGCAATACCATCTGTATTGATTTCCAGAACtttgtacaaagaaaaatttaaattattagcaaCTGCTGATATTTTCATATCAGCATGAGCATGCTATCTCAGGCTTATATTAAATGTGaggtgaaatttttcattttgattcagtgttgttagaaaacataaaatttggaTGATGAAAGGTGTCTGTTGCCTATTCagcaattgtataaatattttaagtgtgtgtgtgtgtgtgtatatatatatataattctttttttatctgcGACCTTCttatttaagatcaaaatatttatgcCAAACgactttgaaatcttttaaatgattttttaaagaatatcaaatttaattaaatacaggaATTGGCAGCTCAgggacaaataaaattttaaaaaattaattttgttattcagTATAAATGGGTGCCtttgaataaagtaataattGGTGATATGcgataacttttaataaaaaattttattattagtatcatttaaattttcagtaagcCTTCCTTATGGTATTTACAATTGTTTGTGAATAAAAGTCTATTTAGTAATTAGGATTTCTGTAACACACAATAAGTGAATTTTCGtttgtgttttatataaatagattattttactcttatttatatttttagtcagAATTGGTCTGGTTTGTATGATTTCACTGTTTCCTTTGGACCTCAGCAGAAGACAACTAAAGGAGTGTCATGGACTGTAAGtgcttatttttatgaatgaatagaatttttcaagtaatattttattatataatttttagttgcttcttatttgaatattttaatagtattcaaaGTTGAAAGATAAACTTTATGTTGGAAAAGATGCTCCTTGCCCTATCAACTTCTCTGCAAAAGTTGGCGAGACTGATGGCATCATCATACGTGCTACTGCTTTATATAGCTCACCTGAACATGCATCAGAAGTTGTCCATCGTTGCGTAAATCATTCAATGATAGAAGCTTCTAAAGGTATATTCTCTTTCCTTCATCTTTCATAAAGGAAAATAAGTATGACCATGTGACatttaatattaacaaacatGATGCCTTTCTTAAGAAATGCAGATTTCAGTATTTCCAGAATTGAATTTCCCATTCTTGTGGTCAattgattttcttctttaattataaccattCAGGATGGATGTACATGGAAAGTATGACTTCTATTGGGTGGGACCCAACAAGTAGCCATAGAGACCATGGCGTTTTCTATCGCTAGTCCTTAATGCTCATTAATTTCGTAAAAATGTAcgtaataatttgcaaaatacaTCCTTTGCGAAGAAATGTAACAGTTTtgtgacaaaatatatttttttggtcatggttttaaaaattaaaatatttaatactaaaaaaatatttttaaaatgtgtattttcttattattgataATACTTAACTCTAGATTattgatgcaaaatttaaaagtataaggaaaagtaaatattatttacaattaatattttaaaatacatcataaaatttaataattaatgtttcaaacCATTTGAGAAATCTCAAAATGCACATCAATACAAAAGCTGATATTACGTAATTTATAAGTGTTGTCTCATTTCTTGTCTTACTTTGAGCAAACTATGcatctttttaatcatttttatcataaattgatattttttaactgtttattacaaatatccataaaataattgttcataaTTTAACACttctgtttctctctctctctctctctctcaaaaaaaaaaaaaaaaagatagaatgtTATTTTAGTAAGATTTTTTCTCAATTGGGAGTATAAATTATAGCAGTCATTTCTCTTTACTTAGCAAGTTTGTGTTTCTATTTGTGTTTAAGAAACCTGGTGATTCTTGGACACTTGCTAGCTCCAAAGTTACCTGGGaaagaaaaatactaatatatGAGACCaatgttttttttggggggggggggtggagaTATGGATTACTGATGTAATTTAACCTCTTCACTGTTTTATTTACCTTACTATGAAATTAGATGAAGTTTTCAATTTTGggaatactttattattttgatacaaatgaGAATTCCTATAGAACACttgggatttttatttattctatactagccgcctttggcgaccagccggttcaccaatcttattgctcgttaaaattttaataattaaatattttatgtaattcctactttaatatcttcttcatcaaatattttaaagcttcaaattttgatagtcatgtaattcactctaaataatataaagtatttcagccataacataatatgtatctctgcTAGtttcggtagaatttatgcttaaaattaaaatggaaatgactaaactgcaattaatataataatattttttactgaaacaaagcattttttttaataatatgattactgataatagagtcactgagcgtttaaactttatgggcactaaagaatatctttcttaagttatgtaatatctcaagaatttgtcaacaaaattttctcagattcatcatgaacagatcgattcattaacaatgtttcattttaaatgcatcaaacactaagaaaataaaatgaatcgtttaaaataatcggtcgaaaacaggtttaaaaaaactgcttaaaaaacgatgtacttaaaactataagcatatacaaaaaatatataactaacataaatacattttaattacaaaagcatgcaacgaacctaaaaaaaattttaatccagtccgcatccgttgataataattcgtcaacacaatgcggaattcagaacacaaagcgcatgcgtgaattttcaacgccagttacgtaacgcaaataaatgatttttttttctaccccagttggggtaacgctatgcggattagacatttttaatttcctttgttctgttttattttaattcaaaagtacttcagaatgaatctgaaggatcgattcattaacaatgtttaattttaaatgcatcaaacattaagaaaataaacagaatcgtttgaaataatccgccgaaaaatattaaccctagcctcattactgttgggagaaaaaataactgaagtcttactcatttggcggtggagaaaatggaagatttttttggcgggaaagttagtttttaattaataattaaaattctaattaaaaattcgaaaaaaggaaccccaggtgcacattcccgacctccaaggtatacgcgtaccaaatttggtagctgtatgtcaaatgacctggcctgtagagcgccaacacacacacacacacattgagctttattataagtatagataactttGGAAATATTGTAACAATTACAAAAAGCTTAATTGgagtttaaaattgtgaaaatgagATAAATGGATACACGCATTTCGTACGGGCAAACTGGTTAAGAGGTTAAtagaaatcattttgtttttaaaaaaggccTGGTGCACATGCATGCAAATAGATCTTTTAAAGCCTTTCAGTGGATGTGGCATTTGGTCCTGAggtgaaaaaaaatgcaagtgaCCAAATGCATTGTTCACCCGAAAACACATATCTACTCTGGAGGGTAATAATGTGTACCTCAAAGtggttttttaaaactttacagtTTAACAAAATGTTGCCTTTTCCTGTgataatttctgataatattatagcaccaatatattttttttttttttgtttacaatttaaattctGTCCTCAACATGAATTACTGACAAAGCAGAATTCAAGAAATCaacatatatttacttaaaactgagaaaactgtaaaaaatttacattcatattgtaatttatattaacacTAGCATTATTGTATTTTCCATATACCTATAACTACAATCACTTGTCATTTTAACCACTTGTCCCAATTACAAGAAAGAGCATGCTAATTTTATGTAaactaaaagtatataaattgtttagtaagtaagcattttttttaacaaaggatAATTATgtgttcaaaaaatataaacaaaaaccatactatttatatttaaatcttaaacaatcaaaatttactcttaattgtCTTTAAATTTATCGGTATTTCATAAATTGGATTGGCAGTTTTcactatgaaataaatttattaaaaatatataaataaataattaaaaaatagttccacaatttttttttttttttttttttttttttttgatatcacaaatgccaaaattttgttgTTCTTGCATGCATTTATCTGGCATTGTTTACTTTTATTGGAAAATGACAGACAAGCATTGATTTTCCCTTTTTtgagaagttaaaattttaagggTTTTGTTGAAATGTACCGTGTATGAATTTTTGTTGCTACAAATTTTCTTATTGCAGGTGTGTTTGAGGCAGAACATTTGGTTCGCTGTGAAAGTCAAAGAGCTACTTATGAACAAGACAATACTACTAAACGCCATAGTGTCATTGTTCCATTTGAAAATCCTCCTGGTATGTAATGGAACTAACTATGTATTTTTGAAcctttttgggttttttttcccccccccctttcaatatttttaatcttattcaaTTTATTCTTCCCCAGCTGGTCAACTATATTCCACCTATCTTTATAAGTTCACTTGCTTTGGATCCTGTGCTGGTGGACCCAATAGGAGGCCTCTAATGCTCATATTCTCTCTTGAAAAGGGGTATGCATGATTTTATGGAAGCTAATCTTGTTTGAATAAATGTTTGATTAGAATGTGAGctgaaagtttttataaaaattttccatgaatCCCACACATCTTTTGCtcctacttttaatttaaaaatatttgtatatgcataattaatcaaaattaatacttaattattttttatagtaattttaaatgaacatagGAATATTATATGTTGATTCTTTTGCACTCTGCCTTTCTACTAAACAGCATTCTTTTTGATATCAAACTATACTTTTTGTGTACAGTTTGTAAATAACTAAAAGGGCATCttgattacaaagaaaaatttttgctAATAAAGGAAGTAAAGATGTACTTTCTAAATAAAGACCATTTTGTGATCATCTTATGAAATATCCTTAATCTTCATTTAGAATCCACAGAGACATAAACAGTATTGGCTTTGTTCTTGTTATTATCATCTTAAGACTATGTTTAAATGATCATATAAACATCagttgtaactttttattattggATGAAATAGATTTTCTATTGTTTAGGGGTAAAGTGGTTGGTCGACGGAAATTGGATGTAAAAATCTGTGCCTGTCCTGGTCGAGATCGGAAAGCAGAGGAACAGCAACTCATTGAAGGACATCCTCAGCttccattaaaaagaaaagaacaagaaCTGAGTATGCATTTTACTTCAACTAATAATTGTGATTTCTCTGAATTCTTCTGAAACTCTTTTGCATAGTAGTAATTATGTTAGTCAGCCAGTAGAAgaataatttatcatcatttctacctactatttatatttaaaatagtaaaatgattaagctaatagataaaataaggaaaatatgaaaagttggaagtttataataattatatttcatctttAGATTATAATATCCTCTGTCATTTGTGTACAGTTTAATCTTTTAAAGTCagtgtcaaaataaaatttttgccttGCTTCACATAACATATCAGTTGAATGGAGTAAGTATTTAAAAGATATgcagttatttctttaattttgaaatattgaattaatattgaaaGGGTAATTTCGAAGACAGGTATTTTGCATCATGTAATATATTGCATGGTGCTGTTTATTGTATTATGGGCTTTTTagctatgaaatttatatatttattgctctttctttttttacagctAGCTTAGCAGATACTCTtcagtttacaaaaaatatttacttacctGCTACAAAGAAACTAAAGCCCAACAAGAATAGCCCCTATGTTCTTTCAGTAagataagtttttatatatatatattttttaatattaatttcatgtttacaAACAGGATGTTTAATGTCTTGAACGATGCTTAATTTAAAAAGAGTGCatcttaaaaagtgcttaattttctcgaaGTGTGAGGGAAGCTTTTGAACATGTATTAACAAACTTTAAAACACATATTAAGataacacttaattttttttatcctgctTCCTTTTTCTTCAACAGTGCATTGAAATACTGGAGAGGTTATCCAGAAGGGACAGTATAAAATATGTACTGTGTCATGCTTGtttcaaatctaaaaatgttCAGACTTCAGTAGAATTCAAAGATGGTGAAGAATTTTTTGTTATGTCTGATAAATGTATGTTTAACctttttatatgttaaagaaaattACTCATCCTGGACTGATGAATGGAAGATAAGAATGTAGCACAGTGGATTTGGTGTTCCAAAGAGAACATCGGAGAAGCTGCTATAAAAACACAGTTAAGCTTCTTTAGTTTCTTGCATATTTGATCATTGTTCTTGTTAATACATAGTTTTTTCAGCAGGGTTGCCACTGAAATCTGGaaaaatatcacacacacacactcctaCATATATTTAAGACATGAGGAAATGTACATATAGCATTCATGTACTAGTTATAATGCAGTATaattttaaggagtggaaaaagcagGGAGAGGAAGTTACagtttaacattatttgaaataagatactaaaattttatatttacgcAAGGggcaaaaaaaaacaatattatctttattgccttaacaaaattatatataagggGAATATTGCCTCTCATGCTGTTTAATTATGAGTCATACAAATTTCAGGACTTGGATTGGGATTGCCACGTCACTGGGAAAACCCAGAAAAtgcagataaatataaaaattttagtaaaaaccaagaaaagtttaattgtattggttatttctttttcaattaaaaaagaatattgatatctaaagattgcaagaacGAAAGATAGTAAGTATTCTTAGTTTCTAAAAACTAAACAGTATAATTTGAGATTGTATTGTAGGAAACCACTTCCCCCCTCCCTCCTCTAATTCTTTACTCCCCaactttttttctcatattagCAATAATGTAGTTCCAAACTAAACTCTTATCCGAATTCACTTATCGAAAAACTACCACATCTTGgaacaggaaaaaatattttccattagaagtcttaatttttttaagttgaatttttaaaattgtttctataatTACATTGTGTATTACATATCTTTCTGCATTTCGACATTTTTGCGAAAGACATCTTATGTTACAAatcatatttacacttttttagcAATTAacataagtaatatttaatacggataaattttttttttttttttcttcttttttctacaGACTTAATTTAAGGTATTTTTTGCACTGAAAGGTGAAATTTTTACATCTTTATGATGACGCCTCACCAATTGTCATTTTATAGAGGAGAATATACCTTGATCATTCTTTgacaaagttttttaaaaagta includes the following:
- the LOC129968511 gene encoding cellular tumor antigen p53-like isoform X1, coding for MNTKECLVVNCNERSGNDFNSVIFYRLPEDDEERKKWLMKCGREVTCDGSQSVVCSRHFTSDDFEILKDNSSALSLKKGVVPHLNVLEVKQEPLDSDEYEGQLSPPTTNPSLNTVIIKNEVDDSFFENSIAKENQPDETSEAIPVELIQVNSTVPVTNSVSSSSAAYAPSSLPASQNWSGLYDFTVSFGPQQKTTKGVSWTYSKLKDKLYVGKDAPCPINFSAKVGETDGIIIRATALYSSPEHASEVVHRCVNHSMIEASKGVFEAEHLVRCESQRATYEQDNTTKRHSVIVPFENPPAGQLYSTYLYKFTCFGSCAGGPNRRPLMLIFSLEKGGKVVGRRKLDVKICACPGRDRKAEEQQLIEGHPQLPLKRKEQELTSLADTLQFTKNIYLPATKKLKPNKNSPYVLSVSDKECYEFLKHMKKFFEMCKTVNNLPPSIKNVLMNPGRYKSNKKNGADNEESDSDQ
- the LOC129968511 gene encoding cellular tumor antigen p53-like isoform X3 is translated as MKWCSPTSNTFVIPRNLPPIVMVDDSFFENSIAKENQPDETSEAIPVELIQVNSTVPVTNSVSSSSAAYAPSSLPASQNWSGLYDFTVSFGPQQKTTKGVSWTYSKLKDKLYVGKDAPCPINFSAKVGETDGIIIRATALYSSPEHASEVVHRCVNHSMIEASKGVFEAEHLVRCESQRATYEQDNTTKRHSVIVPFENPPAGQLYSTYLYKFTCFGSCAGGPNRRPLMLIFSLEKGGKVVGRRKLDVKICACPGRDRKAEEQQLIEGHPQLPLKRKEQELTSLADTLQFTKNIYLPATKKLKPNKNSPYVLSVSDKECYEFLKHMKKFFEMCKTVNNLPPSIKNVLMNPGRYKSNKKNGADNEESDSDQ
- the LOC129968511 gene encoding cellular tumor antigen p53-like isoform X2 encodes the protein MGDENGTATVSSQESLPLSQETFEFLWNELVVLDKPPLSILPPFAVNVDDSFFENSIAKENQPDETSEAIPVELIQVNSTVPVTNSVSSSSAAYAPSSLPASQNWSGLYDFTVSFGPQQKTTKGVSWTYSKLKDKLYVGKDAPCPINFSAKVGETDGIIIRATALYSSPEHASEVVHRCVNHSMIEASKGVFEAEHLVRCESQRATYEQDNTTKRHSVIVPFENPPAGQLYSTYLYKFTCFGSCAGGPNRRPLMLIFSLEKGGKVVGRRKLDVKICACPGRDRKAEEQQLIEGHPQLPLKRKEQELTSLADTLQFTKNIYLPATKKLKPNKNSPYVLSVSDKECYEFLKHMKKFFEMCKTVNNLPPSIKNVLMNPGRYKSNKKNGADNEESDSDQ